A part of Heliangelus exortis chromosome 3, bHelExo1.hap1, whole genome shotgun sequence genomic DNA contains:
- the SERTAD2 gene encoding SERTA domain-containing protein 2 isoform X2, whose amino-acid sequence MLGKGGKRKFDEHEDGLEGKVVSPTDGPSKVSYTLQRQTIFNISLMKLYNHRPLTEPSLQKTVLINNMLRRIQEELKQEGSLRPMFMTASQPADPLSDNFREAPPAFSHLSSQPLLPTDLVSTTPLESCLTPASLLEDDTFCTSPTVQHDGPTKPPPPALQPVKDSFSSALDEIEELCPAPTSAEAVAAETGAGDSRDHPSESGAQKPEGLSESRTAESKLMDSLPGNFEITTSTGFLTDLTLDDILFADIDTSMYDFDPCTSATGAASKMAPVSADELLKTLAPYSSQPVTPNQPFKMDLTELDHIMEVLVGS is encoded by the coding sequence ATGttggggaaaggaggaaagcgGAAGTTTGACGAGCATGAAGATGGGTTGGAAGGCAAAGTGGTGTCTCCTACTGACGGTCCCTCTAAGGTGTCTTACACCTTACAGCGTCAGACTATCTTCAACATTTCCCTTATGAAACTTTATAACCACAGGCCATTAACCGAGCCGAGCTTGCAAAAGACAGTTTTAATTAACAACATGTTGAGGCGAATCCAGGAAGAACTCAAACAAGAAGGCAGCTTGAGGCCCATGTTCATGACCGCTTCGCAGCCCGCCGACCCTCTCAGCGACAACTTCCGCGAGGCCCCGCCGGCCTTCAGCcacctctcctcccagccccttctccccacAGACTTGGTAAGCACTACGCCCCTGGAGTCTTGCCTCACCCCAGCCTCTTTGCTCGAGGACGACACTTTTTGCACTTCCCCGACTGTCCAGCACGATGGTCCGACGAAACCGCCACCTCCCGCTCTCCAACCAGTAAAGGACAGCTTCTCCTCAGCCTTGGACGAAATCGAGGAGCTTTGTCCAGCACCTACCTCCGCAGAGGCAGTAGCAGCCGAAACAGGAGCCGGTGACTCCAGAGACCACCCCAGCGAGTCCGGCGCTCAGAAGCCCGAGGGCCTCTCAGAGAGCAGAACGGCCGAATCGAAACTCATGGACTCCCTACCCGGCAACTTCGAGATCACAACCTCCACGGGTTTCCTCACAGACTTGACCCTGGATGATATCCTGTTTGCTGACATTGATACGTCCATGTATGATTTTGACCCCTGCACGTCTGCCACGGGGGCTGCTTCGAAAATGGCTCCTGTCTCGGCAGATGAGCTCCTAAAAACTCTTGCTCCATACAGCAGTCAACCAGTAACTCCAAATCAGCCTTTCAAAATGGACCTCACAGAACTGGATCACATCATGGAGGTGCTTGTTGGgtcttaa
- the SERTAD2 gene encoding SERTA domain-containing protein 2 isoform X1 has protein sequence MRSRRTPLCPVETMKNLRYMLGKGGKRKFDEHEDGLEGKVVSPTDGPSKVSYTLQRQTIFNISLMKLYNHRPLTEPSLQKTVLINNMLRRIQEELKQEGSLRPMFMTASQPADPLSDNFREAPPAFSHLSSQPLLPTDLVSTTPLESCLTPASLLEDDTFCTSPTVQHDGPTKPPPPALQPVKDSFSSALDEIEELCPAPTSAEAVAAETGAGDSRDHPSESGAQKPEGLSESRTAESKLMDSLPGNFEITTSTGFLTDLTLDDILFADIDTSMYDFDPCTSATGAASKMAPVSADELLKTLAPYSSQPVTPNQPFKMDLTELDHIMEVLVGS, from the coding sequence atatATGttggggaaaggaggaaagcgGAAGTTTGACGAGCATGAAGATGGGTTGGAAGGCAAAGTGGTGTCTCCTACTGACGGTCCCTCTAAGGTGTCTTACACCTTACAGCGTCAGACTATCTTCAACATTTCCCTTATGAAACTTTATAACCACAGGCCATTAACCGAGCCGAGCTTGCAAAAGACAGTTTTAATTAACAACATGTTGAGGCGAATCCAGGAAGAACTCAAACAAGAAGGCAGCTTGAGGCCCATGTTCATGACCGCTTCGCAGCCCGCCGACCCTCTCAGCGACAACTTCCGCGAGGCCCCGCCGGCCTTCAGCcacctctcctcccagccccttctccccacAGACTTGGTAAGCACTACGCCCCTGGAGTCTTGCCTCACCCCAGCCTCTTTGCTCGAGGACGACACTTTTTGCACTTCCCCGACTGTCCAGCACGATGGTCCGACGAAACCGCCACCTCCCGCTCTCCAACCAGTAAAGGACAGCTTCTCCTCAGCCTTGGACGAAATCGAGGAGCTTTGTCCAGCACCTACCTCCGCAGAGGCAGTAGCAGCCGAAACAGGAGCCGGTGACTCCAGAGACCACCCCAGCGAGTCCGGCGCTCAGAAGCCCGAGGGCCTCTCAGAGAGCAGAACGGCCGAATCGAAACTCATGGACTCCCTACCCGGCAACTTCGAGATCACAACCTCCACGGGTTTCCTCACAGACTTGACCCTGGATGATATCCTGTTTGCTGACATTGATACGTCCATGTATGATTTTGACCCCTGCACGTCTGCCACGGGGGCTGCTTCGAAAATGGCTCCTGTCTCGGCAGATGAGCTCCTAAAAACTCTTGCTCCATACAGCAGTCAACCAGTAACTCCAAATCAGCCTTTCAAAATGGACCTCACAGAACTGGATCACATCATGGAGGTGCTTGTTGGgtcttaa